AGTCTATTTAATTTCAAGTCCATGGagaaaccagttttttttttattctttcaagGCCATATAGAGAACTATTGGACAGTGGTCACTTCCCATAACGTCTTTACGGATAACGCTGTCACACAGATCTTCCTTCAACCTCTCTGATAACACGAAGTAGTCAAGTCTCCTGgaagtatgaaataaaaatgttacaaaataaatcttttcAGTATTTCATAGTGAAGACAAATGGGAATTAGTATGCAAGAGGAATGCCAAATAATAAATGGCAGTCTAAGTGGCCAGGTGGTAAGTCATCATATCGAAATCATTTGCTCTGTGGGTTCGATTCCTATTTGGGCATAGTTTTTCAGGATGTTGTCAGGTTAACTTGTGGAAGGCCAGTGGTTCTATCCAGCTGCCCTCTTGTACCTGaaataaagctggaaagtcaccatatgacattGTGTTGCCTAACCCTTaggctgctaaatttctaaaatagactggtccatcattcaatttgacaataccacttattatttgaagaggtgttcactgaaaatttactgattgaatagcgaacaaagcagaccatgatcagcctgcacatcctggtctgcactggtcgcaaaggcagaatttcTTGCAACCAACAGACTAAAGGTTgattaaaacacaacaaaacaaatgaataagATATAGTTTTACATCccaatatcaaaattttgaaacagaTGTCACTCTTCAAAATATACTGCGCAAatgcaggatccatgctgttcgcttttaaagcctattggaattggagaaactgttagcgaacagcatggatcctgaccagactgcacggatgcgcaagctggtctggatccatgctggttgcaaacccactatgttggttttctcatggcgcggctcatatatcattaTCACAACAACATCAAAATCTGTTTTTCTTGGCTAATTCAGGGACAAAAATTAAGGTCACATAATGCAGTCATTGGGGTTTTGTAAAATTAGGCAGATTACAAGTACAATTACCATCCAACATTTTTGGCCCTTGCATTTCCCATGTAGGTCCAGAAGGAGTAAGCCCCTTCAGTTTCTGGGTACAGCTCCCTGTATGAGTCGATGTATCCCTCCGCTAACAGATCAGTAAATCCCTGCCTCTCCTCAGCTGTGAAACCTGCTGTCTTTTTATTGGTCTTTGGGTTTGCCAAATCTTGAATAAGAAATTTACGATCTTTAGTGTACAGAAACAAACTTCAGAAACAAACTTGACAAAATATACCTGTGTTCTTTAATAAGAGGACTATTTAGTTGTCTTAAATTGCTAATCTCAGTTTCTTCTACAGAATCACTGCAGACAATGAATAAAGTGAATGAAAATGGAGGACTATATTCATATACATGCACCCGTTAAAACGGTTGACCATTTCATGATTTTACCCAGAGTATCTTGGTGAAAATCCTCCAAGTGGTTAAcgagaaaaagtcattttaaaggtatttctaattttggctctagcggcatctaaaaggggccaagtgccccatttgaacaaatttgggataggatcttataatgatgctacagaccaagtttgatgaagatccatcaagcggttatgagaataagttgtttaaaggcatttctaatttttgctctagtggcccctaatatgggccaagtgcccccatttagcGGACCCAACATTGATGCTAcggaccaagtctgatgaagatccatcaagcagttcaagaaatcttcaaaggtttttctattttagctcaggtggccccaaaaagggaccaaggtgaaccatttaaacaaacttgacagaggtccatgctactgaccaagtttggtgtaattctgaccagtagtttcagaggagaagatgtttaagcaAAAATGTTGGTGCAGGACAATATATGCCAGACACTGGAGtatccacctatactaacagctcaccctgaacaaagttcaaatgagctaaaaatagcaacaTTGTGAGTTAAATTAATGCTACCACAGAATCAAGCCATGTTACCTATATAactaactttaaaattaaaaggcTTTTGACACTGGCCTATCTAAATAAACTTTCATCTTTTGAAATGCATTTCAAAATGGTCTATGAGAATGATAACTGAAGGcattataaataaattgtatgttttaagattttattgagatcATTTCATTTCTCACTTTACATATTCAGTTAGTTTTAAAAATAGTTACTATTGTATTCTCTTGAttcatggtgacctagtttttgaccccacatgacccagtttcgatcatTATGATTATTCCATAAAAAAGGCAGATAAGAACTGCTGCTAGTATTCTTAGCttcaataattgtttaaattaatgaaaataaaacaaagttacAGGCCCAACAATAGGTTTTTACCTATTTCTAAATGAGCAACATTGAGGTCACCACACATTATGACTGGTTTGGTTTTGTTGAGATTGTTGAGGTACTCTCTAAAGTCTACGTCCCATTCTTTACTTCTGTATGGTAACCGAGGTAAACCGCGTCCTGAGTTTGGcacatctaaaaatagaattttaaatacatctacagtataacaaaataacaagatTTTGTGTTATTAATTCATAAATACAATTTTGTTTATGTTCTGATTAAGTAAGTGTCTTCTTTGTCCAATATAAATACTGACAAAAGTTCCAAGgtttctgaaataataaaaagccATCCGTAATATACATAGAATAAAAGTCCAGTGGAGGCTGTCAAAGGCACCAGCCTTTTCATTCAATGATCTTGCTGTAGAGGGTGTGACCTCAGCAGATTCGTAAAATGCAGTTCATATTCTCTGCAACTTCCATATTTTTTATCAGAACATTGAGACAATACCAACAAGAACACCGCCTTGCAGGTACTGACGCTCATtgacatttgatttttttgtataatagaaaaattgtcctacccttGATTTTCAAtgtctaacaagagctgtcactaatggtgacaaatgccccacagcaccttgacatttgacctggtgaccttgacctttgacctggtgacccagtcagtaggggtcatgtactcagtaagtactatcagcatgtgaagtttgatggtCCTGGGTGcattggttcgcgagtaaagtgccttcatgcaaaaagttaacattggcccctgtgaccttgacccttgatctggtgaccccaaagtcagtaggggtcgtgtactcaataagtattatcagcatgtgaagtttgaaggtcctgggtgcagtggctcacgagtaaagtgccttcatgcaaaaagttaacattggcccctatgaccttgacccttgatctggtgaccccaaagtcagtaggggtcgtgttctcaataagtactattagcatgtgaagtttgaaggtcctgggtgcagtggtttgcaagtaaagtgccttcatgcaaaaagttaacactggcccctgtgaccttgatctttgatctggtgaccccaaagtcagtaggggtaatgtactcaataagtactatcagcacgtgaagtttgaaggtccttggtgcagtggttcgcgagtaaagtgccttcatgcaaaaagttaccatcaattggcccctgtgaccttgacctttgacctggtgaccccaaagtcagtaggagtcgtatactgaataagtactatcagcatatgaagtctgaaggtcctgggtgcagtggttcgcgagtaaactgcctttatgcaaaaagttaacattgacccctgtgaccttgacctttgacctggtgattccAAAgacagtaggggtcgtgtactcaataagtactatctgcacgtgaagtttgaaggtcctgggtacagtggttcacgagtaaagtgccttcatgcaaaaagttaacattggcccctgtgaccttgacctttattctggtgaccccaaagtcagtaggggttgtgtactcaataagtactattagcaagtgaagtttgaaggtcctgggtgcactggttcacgagtaaagtgccttcatgccaATACAGGTAATACAAAAGCAATTATCATTTCATACCCGATGTCAGGTATTCTAGTGTTAACATTTATATGGTTTCAAATTTTGGATATGGGTATATTTTCAAGTGTTTTATTTTCGCCACTTCATATGGGTGGCGAAATAGGCGAAAAATTAACCATGACGAAAATATCACAAGGTAcggtagtaacagagatatttgactttatcaaaaaatttaacaaaaatatctaagttaaaaagggacataattctgtcaaaattcaaaccagagttatgggggttGTTTCTTTTGGTGTAGACACTGTTGGTTAACAAgtagtttaagtttcaagtcaaaagctttaactgtaacagagatatttgactttatcaaaaacttcaaccaaaaaacagggcataattctgtcaaaattcaaaccagagttatctgaattgtgtctcctggtgtagactttgacagtaaatgactattttgagtttcagctcaaaagctttaatagtaacagagatatttgactttatcaaaaattttaacaaaaaaatctaagttaaaacgGGGCATACATtgtaattctatcaaaattcaaatcagagttatggggattgtttctcctggtgtaaactttgatagtcaataactattttaagtttcaagtcaatagctttgatagttacagagatatttgactttatcaaaaactggTATATAACTAACGGCGAGGCCAACACCGGGGCAAGTACAATAGCtatactttttcttcgaaaagtcgagctaaaaatatggaGAAGACATGAAATAAAGTTAACTGACCTCAAGGTAAGACCTCAatttttcacctagtgacctgaATCATTCATGTATTTTGTGGTTTTATGATGGTGAACTTGGTGTAGCAGACTGAAAATCCATGGAAGGTTTTAGAAATAGATTACAGACAAGACAGATGTGCATAATTACAATATATCTCCCATATGCATCCAACAGGATGACTAAAGCAGTTGTGATACATATATcatcaggggttccactagacctgaaaacccaagagtccaaGGACCCTTgagcccaaattttgaagggtccttttccaaaatacaggagtcctgtcccaacacgtccatataattgactatatttttttatttagtaatacgtagatctttacctaagaaaacaataaacccaagatcatgttacagcataataaaaatgtcagtttcaggtcacatagtctcatattgtaaactaatattaatcaaaattcatgttattttgattaggtttttcttcaatatttcatttatcttttaataacagtgctataacactctataaaaatgtatccaaaatgtactatccggatactggtacactttcggaatgtcatcggaaagtagtttttactcagtttacttggtcaactaagctaaatcagagatagttcctcaaataatgatgctacttgtcattaaaaactgcattgaaagtcagttttttttaaggaattttggaaatatgcatatgccATCGGGTGTAATTAAGACTCGTGaatggacattctaaacttatttttgctttcgaaatagaccaaaatttgtgaagtttcttgttgaaattacgatatgatcactaaacaatgttctaatttaaagttggcatgaaaaaatcctgcaggacacttttcacatgctcggtaatcagctgctaacgataaatttaataattggcgccttttttgacagtacacaggatcaatacgctttatcaattaatttcaacacttcattgattcttgttTCCTATGTGCACcagccgtgacgtaacttgctgataaaaaaatcagcgaggcatgtctacaggagaaagggcgggatttagcagaagatcaaaggcaggagggcatgaccgcgagtgcttattttgaatacacgtgtttatcgtggaaatagttttactgaaggaaatgaatgataagagaaaggattatcaaaggaaaatgcccccgggtcccgaaggacgcacaggcaagtatcgtgccgggtcctttgagcgtcttttgaaaatctcccgggtccggacccgggatcccgggtcaaatggaacccctgatcATGTATAAAACTACTGAACTTACAAGCAGTAACGAGGAAGAACTTGTCATACTCTGCTGTGATCACTCTACCTTCTGAATCATGCTTCTTAATACCTGAatgtaaaatgtacatgttacatgacacaaaaatttaataatactataaataagaaaacagaatgCTACATGCATACCAAGAtatacttttttcaaaatatagaaataacatAGTCACTTTACCCTATTATAAagacagtgttttattttttttactagaaGCAACTGTGTTATTTCATGACAATGTTCATGCAACAGTCTTTAACAATTGCTATGAACCTTAACAAAACTTGCCCAGAGAGCCTACCAAGTTCATAAGTATATCCCTAACCTTGATACGCGGGTCTACCAGACTTGATTAGAAGGTCCCTGAACTTGATTCGCAGGTCTATCAAACTGAATCAGATAGCTGATCCctgaactttatttttttaaactttggtcTACTAAACTTGATCTGAACTTGAACTATGGGTCCTAAACACTTAACTAGTATGTCCTTGGACTTGAACCGTCAGTCTACAACACTTAATTAACTTGTCCCTTGGTCCATTGTAAAAGAAATTTGATTGTACGTCCTTGAACTTGATCGATTGAAATACATGATTCATAGGTCCCTTAACTAAATCCTTGGGTAAACTTGGTGAGAAGGTTCAGCTCCACAACATATTCCCTACTGAGTAATAATCAAGACATTAATGTTGAAAGTCAATTATTAAATCAAAAAACTGTCTTTAAGGGGAATTCGAAATTCAATTTTTAGATAGccatgatttgataaaaaaggtttacaacaaaacatttatTGCCATGAAGGCAACAATAAGGGAGTTAAGAAATAACTTGATGCTATGACTGTTTCTAGGGATAAAAACCACTATTTGTAACAATCATTTCAGTAAACAGTGATCAATACTCACAGTATAATGTTCAACTTCCAGAATTTCCGGAACCACAAAAACACATGCATTTATAAACACATCATACCTAGTCCATAAGTGACATTAATGGGTTTAGTTTTGCTGTATATGCCTGTGCCAGCATAGCCAGCCTGTTCAGCAGAGGACCAGTAGTCATGGTAACCGTCGACTTTGACATCGGCTGGAAGATCTTCCTGAGCACATTTGGTCTCCTGGACACACAGGATATCTGGCTTCTCATCTGCGATGTACGACAGACCTCCTTTCTGAAATGATATATTATTAAGATATTCATTCAAATACTATATTCAATACACCATTTACCATATATTCCCTTATCAATGCCCCCAGGAGCgtaacatttaaaacaagtgTGAGTG
This is a stretch of genomic DNA from Mercenaria mercenaria strain notata chromosome 4, MADL_Memer_1, whole genome shotgun sequence. It encodes these proteins:
- the LOC123551510 gene encoding exodeoxyribonuclease-like isoform X3, translating into MPPKKNVKAQSPKKRGKKAEKETADGEPTSKSPEKSEDQSAEQTAVAQSPKKRGKKAEKETADGEPPAKKSKSAKAEEKTKLRKESSLTKGMDFSHDCQTTDGRKPNWKIASWNINGIRAWMDKGGLSYIADEKPDILCVQETKCAQEDLPADVKVDGYHDYWSSAEQAGYAGTGIYSKTKPINVTYGLGIKKHDSEGRVITAEYDKFFLVTAYVPNSGRGLPRLPYRSKEWDVDFREYLNNLNKTKPVIMCGDLNVAHLEIDLANPKTNKKTAGFTAEERQGFTDLLAEGYIDSYRELYPETEGAYSFWTYMGNARAKNVGWRLDYFVLSERLKEDLCDSVIRKDVMGSDHCPIVLYMALKE
- the LOC123551510 gene encoding exodeoxyribonuclease-like isoform X5, producing MPPKKNVKTSKSPEKSEEQSTEQTAVAQSPKKRGKKAEKETADGEPPAKKSKSAKAEEKTKLRKESSLTKGMDFSHDCQTTDGRKPNWKIASWNINGIRAWMDKGGLSYIADEKPDILCVQETKCAQEDLPADVKVDGYHDYWSSAEQAGYAGTGIYSKTKPINVTYGLGIKKHDSEGRVITAEYDKFFLVTAYVPNSGRGLPRLPYRSKEWDVDFREYLNNLNKTKPVIMCGDLNVAHLEIDLANPKTNKKTAGFTAEERQGFTDLLAEGYIDSYRELYPETEGAYSFWTYMGNARAKNVGWRLDYFVLSERLKEDLCDSVIRKDVMGSDHCPIVLYMALKE
- the LOC123551510 gene encoding DNA-(apurinic or apyrimidinic site) endonuclease-like isoform X2, with translation MPPKKNVKTSKSPEKSEEQSTEQTAVAQSPKKRGKKAEKETADGEPTSKSPEKSEDQSAEQTAVAQSPKKRGKKAEKETADGEPPAKKSKSAKAEEKTKLRKESSLTKGMDFSHDCQTTDGRKPNWKIASWNINGIRAWMDKGGLSYIADEKPDILCVQETKCAQEDLPADVKVDGYHDYWSSAEQAGYAGTGIYSKTKPINVTYGLGIKKHDSEGRVITAEYDKFFLVTAYVPNSGRGLPRLPYRSKEWDVDFREYLNNLNKTKPVIMCGDLNVAHLEIDLANPKTNKKTAGFTAEERQGFTDLLAEGYIDSYRELYPETEGAYSFWTYMGNARAKNVGWRLDYFVLSERLKEDLCDSVIRKDVMGSDHCPIVLYMALKE
- the LOC123551510 gene encoding exodeoxyribonuclease-like isoform X4 produces the protein MPPKKNVKTSKSPEKSEEQSTEQTAVVQAQSPKKRGKKAEKETADGEPPAKKSKSAKAEEKTKLRKESSLTKGMDFSHDCQTTDGRKPNWKIASWNINGIRAWMDKGGLSYIADEKPDILCVQETKCAQEDLPADVKVDGYHDYWSSAEQAGYAGTGIYSKTKPINVTYGLGIKKHDSEGRVITAEYDKFFLVTAYVPNSGRGLPRLPYRSKEWDVDFREYLNNLNKTKPVIMCGDLNVAHLEIDLANPKTNKKTAGFTAEERQGFTDLLAEGYIDSYRELYPETEGAYSFWTYMGNARAKNVGWRLDYFVLSERLKEDLCDSVIRKDVMGSDHCPIVLYMALKE
- the LOC123551510 gene encoding DNA-(apurinic or apyrimidinic site) endonuclease-like isoform X1, whose protein sequence is MPPKKNVKTSKSPEKSEEQSTEQTAVVQAQSPKKRGKKAEKETADGEPTSKSPEKSEDQSAEQTAVAQSPKKRGKKAEKETADGEPPAKKSKSAKAEEKTKLRKESSLTKGMDFSHDCQTTDGRKPNWKIASWNINGIRAWMDKGGLSYIADEKPDILCVQETKCAQEDLPADVKVDGYHDYWSSAEQAGYAGTGIYSKTKPINVTYGLGIKKHDSEGRVITAEYDKFFLVTAYVPNSGRGLPRLPYRSKEWDVDFREYLNNLNKTKPVIMCGDLNVAHLEIDLANPKTNKKTAGFTAEERQGFTDLLAEGYIDSYRELYPETEGAYSFWTYMGNARAKNVGWRLDYFVLSERLKEDLCDSVIRKDVMGSDHCPIVLYMALKE